One Sodalis praecaptivus DNA segment encodes these proteins:
- the pssA gene encoding CDP-diacylglycerol--serine O-phosphatidyltransferase, whose amino-acid sequence MLSTFKRSKHQQHLAQLPKIPQTVADVKTLFSPEDFYQALIRAIAGARQRIYLVALYLEQDQGGQRILEALYQAKRTDPTLEIAILVDWHRAQRGRIGAAAANTNADWYCRMAQAHSGVDVPVYGVPVNTREALGVLHLKGFIIDDEVIYSGASLNDVYLHQQDKYRYDRYQIIRNQPLADTLLNYIKQHLLTAPAVNRLDNAARPKSLEIKNDTRLFRQTLREAGYRYQGEAGPNELAITPLVGLGKQSPLNKTIHHLLCSTRDTLTLCTPYFNLPALLVRDLIGLLRLGRQVEIIVGDKTANDFYIPEDQPFKIIGALPYLYEINLRRFLSRLQRYVDNGQLVVRLWKDDDNSYHLKGVWVDQEWQLLTGNNLNPRAWRLDLENALLIHDPAQALRPQRERELALIRTHTRAVRHFTELQSIADYPVKVRKLIRRLRRIRIDRLISRIL is encoded by the coding sequence ATGTTGTCAACTTTTAAACGCAGCAAACACCAACAACACCTTGCACAACTGCCAAAAATCCCCCAGACGGTTGCAGATGTTAAAACGCTTTTCAGTCCTGAAGATTTCTATCAAGCGCTCATACGGGCCATCGCCGGCGCCCGACAGCGAATTTATCTGGTCGCGCTGTATTTGGAGCAGGACCAAGGCGGCCAACGGATCCTTGAGGCCCTATATCAGGCCAAACGCACCGACCCTACGCTTGAAATAGCGATTCTCGTTGATTGGCACCGGGCGCAGCGCGGCCGCATCGGCGCCGCCGCCGCCAACACCAACGCCGACTGGTACTGCCGGATGGCGCAAGCCCATTCCGGCGTGGACGTGCCGGTCTATGGCGTGCCGGTCAATACCCGCGAAGCGTTGGGCGTGTTGCATTTGAAGGGTTTTATCATCGACGACGAGGTCATTTACAGCGGCGCCAGCCTGAACGATGTCTATCTGCATCAGCAGGATAAATACCGCTACGATCGCTACCAGATTATCCGCAATCAGCCGCTGGCGGACACGCTGCTCAACTATATCAAACAACATTTGCTCACGGCGCCGGCGGTGAACCGGCTGGACAACGCCGCCCGGCCGAAAAGCCTGGAAATAAAAAACGATACCCGCCTGTTTCGTCAGACCCTGCGGGAGGCCGGCTATCGTTATCAGGGTGAGGCCGGCCCCAATGAATTGGCCATTACCCCGCTGGTAGGATTGGGCAAACAAAGCCCGCTGAACAAAACAATCCATCATTTATTGTGCTCGACCCGCGATACCTTGACGTTGTGCACCCCTTATTTCAATTTACCCGCGCTGCTGGTGCGCGATCTCATCGGGCTGCTGCGCCTGGGCAGGCAGGTGGAGATCATTGTCGGCGATAAAACCGCCAACGATTTCTATATCCCGGAAGATCAGCCGTTTAAAATCATCGGCGCCCTGCCTTACCTGTATGAAATCAACCTGCGCCGCTTTCTTAGCCGTTTGCAGCGTTATGTAGACAATGGTCAACTGGTGGTGCGTCTGTGGAAAGACGACGACAACAGCTATCACTTAAAAGGCGTTTGGGTGGACCAAGAGTGGCAATTGCTGACCGGTAACAACCTGAACCCGCGGGCCTGGCGGCTCGATCTGGAGAATGCGCTGCTGATCCACGATCCCGCGCAGGCGCTGCGCCCGCAGCGCGAGCGTGAACTCGCGCTGATCCGTACCCACACCCGGGCGGTACGGCACTTCACCGAGCTGCAAAGCATCGCCGACTATCCGGTTAAAGTGCGTAAGCTTATCCGTCGTTTACGCCGTATCCGCATCGACCGTTTAATCAGCCGGATACTCTGA
- a CDS encoding YfiM family lipoprotein — protein sequence MPTYRRLCLPLLWLLPLLWCAGCSHLAQDSWTGRDKAQHFVGSALLAVAGSAIAEHQSASPVRSRNIGFGLAITFGALKEAWDSRPNGTGWSWKDFTWDVAGAAAGYSLYALSN from the coding sequence GTGCCGACCTATCGCCGTTTATGCTTACCGCTCTTGTGGCTGCTGCCGCTCCTCTGGTGTGCCGGCTGCAGCCATCTGGCCCAGGACAGTTGGACCGGCCGCGACAAAGCCCAACACTTCGTTGGTTCCGCACTGCTGGCGGTGGCCGGCAGCGCGATCGCCGAACATCAATCGGCCTCGCCGGTGCGCAGTCGTAATATTGGTTTTGGCCTCGCCATTACCTTCGGCGCGCTGAAAGAAGCCTGGGACAGCCGACCGAACGGCACAGGCTGGAGCTGGAAGGACTTTACCTGGGACGTGGCGGGCGCCGCCGCCGGCTACAGCCTGTATGCGCTGAGCAACTGA
- a CDS encoding PTS transporter subunit EIIC: MARPPSAVSGKWFEKAQRFGKSFMLPIAVLPAAGLLLGIGGALSNVNTVAAYPFLNIPWLQDLFTVLAGAGTIVFANLAVLFAVGVAVGLAKTDKGTAGMAALLAYLVMNATINALLQISGKLAVSNPGAHGQGMALGIQTLETGVFGGVVIGLVSYWLHNRYNKIALPQFLGFFGGSRFVPIVCSFAAIIVGAVMVVVWPWFQKIIFSLGGLVDATGYLGTFIYGFVLRMLGPFGLHHIFYLPFWTTALGGSEVINGQLYEGTQRIFFAQLADPNTQHYYIGTARFMSGRFITMMFGLLGACLAMYHAARPENRKRVGGLLLSAALTSFLTGITEPIEFSFLFIAPALYVLHAVFDGLAFMLAHILQITIGQTFSGGFIDFILFGVLQGEAKTHWLWVPVVGVPWFLLYYFSFRYLIRRFDFKTPGREEMSAVSEATVGSQRAETIIQALGGRENIEELDCCATRLRVTVRSPQRVDDALLTQSGARGVIKRGNGVQVIYGPHVTVIKNEIEEATAS, translated from the coding sequence ATGGCTCGGCCACCTTCTGCAGTCAGCGGTAAATGGTTTGAAAAAGCCCAGAGATTTGGCAAATCCTTTATGTTGCCCATTGCCGTTCTGCCGGCGGCGGGTTTGTTGCTGGGTATTGGCGGCGCATTATCCAATGTGAATACGGTTGCCGCCTACCCCTTTTTGAATATTCCCTGGCTTCAGGATCTGTTTACCGTGCTGGCGGGTGCCGGCACCATCGTCTTTGCTAACTTGGCGGTGCTCTTTGCCGTTGGGGTGGCGGTGGGGCTGGCGAAGACGGATAAGGGGACGGCAGGCATGGCGGCGCTGCTGGCCTACTTGGTGATGAATGCCACGATTAATGCCCTACTGCAGATAAGCGGCAAGCTGGCGGTCAGTAATCCCGGCGCTCACGGTCAGGGGATGGCGCTGGGGATCCAGACGCTGGAGACGGGCGTATTCGGCGGGGTAGTCATCGGTCTGGTGTCTTATTGGCTGCATAACCGTTACAACAAGATTGCGCTGCCGCAATTTCTCGGCTTTTTTGGCGGCTCGCGCTTTGTGCCGATCGTTTGTTCATTCGCCGCGATTATTGTTGGCGCGGTGATGGTTGTCGTGTGGCCCTGGTTTCAGAAAATAATTTTCAGTCTCGGCGGTCTGGTGGACGCTACCGGCTATCTGGGAACTTTTATCTATGGTTTTGTACTGCGGATGCTGGGCCCGTTTGGCTTACATCATATTTTCTATTTACCGTTCTGGACCACAGCGCTTGGCGGCAGCGAGGTAATAAACGGCCAGCTTTATGAAGGAACTCAGCGCATTTTCTTCGCGCAATTAGCGGATCCCAATACCCAGCATTATTATATCGGCACGGCGCGCTTTATGTCCGGGCGTTTTATTACCATGATGTTTGGGCTGCTTGGCGCCTGTTTAGCGATGTACCATGCGGCGCGACCGGAAAACCGTAAGCGGGTGGGAGGACTGCTGCTGTCGGCGGCGCTCACTTCTTTCTTGACCGGTATCACCGAGCCTATCGAGTTTTCATTCCTGTTTATTGCGCCGGCGCTGTATGTGCTGCATGCCGTGTTCGATGGTTTGGCGTTTATGCTGGCCCATATTCTGCAAATTACCATTGGCCAAACCTTCTCCGGCGGCTTTATCGACTTCATTTTGTTCGGCGTATTGCAGGGCGAGGCCAAAACCCATTGGCTGTGGGTGCCGGTAGTAGGGGTGCCCTGGTTTCTGCTTTATTACTTCTCATTCCGTTATCTGATTCGTCGTTTCGATTTCAAAACGCCCGGTCGGGAAGAGATGAGCGCCGTAAGCGAGGCGACGGTCGGCAGCCAGCGGGCGGAGACGATTATCCAAGCGTTGGGCGGGCGGGAGAATATTGAGGAGCTGGATTGCTGCGCGACCCGTTTGCGGGTCACGGTACGGTCCCCGCAACGGGTGGACGACGCCTTGCTTACGCAAAGCGGCGCCCGCGGGGTGATTAAACGTGGCAACGGGGTGCAGGTTATCTATGGCCCCCATGTGACGGTAATTAAAAATGAAATAGAGGAAGCGACTGCGTCATGA
- a CDS encoding bifunctional acetate--CoA ligase family protein/GNAT family N-acetyltransferase, which translates to MSLRGLEALLRPKSIAVVGASDTPGRAGNLMMRNLLDGGFSGPVLPVTPKYPAVCGVLSYPSVASLPLTPDLAVVCTHARRNTALLTALGERGCKTAIVLSAPPAQFDELRACAQHFGMRLLGPNSLGLLAPWQGLNASFSPVPIHRGKLAFISQSAAVSNTVLDWAQQRAIGFSYFIALGDSIDIDVDDMLDFLARDGKTSAILLHLEHLSDARRFLSAARGAARNKPILVIKSGRTIQAQRLLNYPPGLDAAYDAAIQRAGLLRVRDTHELFSAVETLSHMRPLGGERLMIISNGIAPAALALDELLRRHGRLAELDETTLAALARALPSALTPGNPLDLADDATPERYRAALLALLGSKDYDALLIIHAPSAAAPSSQTATDVIATLAGASRSRPVTVLTNWSGEFSSQQARRLFTEAGLPTYRTPEGAVTAFMHMAEYRRNQRQLMETPALPIGLTIDAAHVHQMIRQALDKGITRLETHDVRPLVEAYGIKTLPTWIAADSDDAVRLSEGLGYPVALKLRSADIAHKSDVQGVMLALRNATEVAQAASAMLERAAVTYPDARIEGLAVQSMASRAGTQELRISVEQDPVFGPLILLGDGESDWRAGAPVAVALPPLNMALAHHLVLQGLKKGALRNNRPLYPLDTAALSQLLVQVSDLVVDCPEIIALNIHPLLACGSDMTALDVSLHLSEYHGDAGARLAIRPYPRQLESVVTLNNGQRCLFRPILPEDEPLLKAFIGQVTREDLYYRYFSEISEFTHEDLAYMTQIDYDREMAFVAVTQQQEREVIIGVTRVIADPDNTDAEFAVLVRSDLKKLGLGRMLLEKMIDYARAHGLQRLTAITMPNNRGMITLARKLGFTVDIQLQDGIVALSLALEPSTESIAPIAGKDSPGELKHAHKQQK; encoded by the coding sequence CCCGGCCGCGCCGGCAATCTGATGATGCGCAATCTGCTTGATGGCGGTTTCAGCGGGCCGGTGCTGCCAGTAACGCCGAAATATCCGGCGGTCTGCGGCGTGCTCAGCTATCCTTCGGTGGCATCGCTGCCGCTGACGCCGGATCTGGCGGTGGTGTGTACCCACGCCCGGCGTAATACGGCGCTGCTGACCGCGCTCGGCGAACGGGGCTGTAAAACGGCCATCGTGCTGTCGGCGCCGCCGGCGCAATTCGATGAGCTGCGCGCCTGCGCCCAACATTTCGGCATGCGGTTGCTGGGGCCGAACAGTCTGGGGCTGCTGGCCCCCTGGCAGGGACTGAACGCCAGCTTTTCGCCGGTTCCCATTCATCGCGGTAAACTGGCGTTTATCTCGCAGTCGGCGGCGGTTTCCAATACCGTGCTCGACTGGGCGCAGCAGCGCGCCATCGGGTTTTCCTATTTTATCGCCCTCGGCGACAGTATCGACATTGATGTCGACGATATGCTGGATTTCCTGGCACGCGACGGTAAAACTAGCGCGATATTGCTGCATCTGGAACACCTCTCCGACGCCCGACGGTTCCTCTCCGCCGCCCGCGGCGCGGCGCGCAATAAGCCGATTCTGGTCATCAAAAGCGGGCGCACCATCCAGGCGCAGCGGCTGCTCAACTACCCTCCCGGCCTTGATGCCGCCTATGATGCCGCCATTCAGCGGGCCGGGCTGCTGCGGGTGCGCGACACCCACGAGCTGTTTTCGGCGGTGGAAACCTTAAGCCATATGCGGCCCTTGGGCGGCGAACGGCTGATGATTATCAGTAACGGGATTGCGCCGGCGGCGCTGGCGCTGGACGAGCTTTTGCGCCGACACGGCCGGCTGGCGGAGCTGGACGAAACCACCCTGGCGGCGCTGGCGCGCGCGCTCCCCTCGGCGTTAACGCCCGGCAACCCGCTGGATCTTGCCGACGATGCCACCCCGGAACGTTACCGCGCCGCCCTATTGGCGCTCCTGGGCAGTAAGGATTATGACGCGCTGCTGATAATCCATGCCCCGAGCGCCGCCGCGCCCAGTAGCCAGACCGCCACCGACGTTATCGCCACGTTGGCCGGCGCTTCCCGCTCGCGGCCGGTTACCGTATTGACCAACTGGAGCGGCGAGTTTTCTTCACAGCAGGCGCGCCGTCTGTTCACCGAAGCGGGCCTGCCAACCTACCGCACACCCGAGGGGGCCGTGACGGCCTTCATGCATATGGCGGAGTATAGGCGCAATCAGCGCCAGTTGATGGAGACGCCGGCGCTGCCGATCGGGTTGACCATCGACGCCGCCCACGTCCACCAAATGATCCGCCAGGCGCTGGATAAAGGTATCACCCGGCTGGAAACCCATGACGTTAGGCCCCTGGTTGAAGCTTATGGCATCAAGACCTTGCCCACCTGGATCGCCGCCGACAGCGACGACGCGGTCCGGCTTAGTGAAGGGCTGGGCTATCCGGTCGCGCTAAAGCTGCGCTCCGCCGATATCGCACATAAATCCGACGTGCAGGGAGTGATGCTTGCGTTGCGCAATGCGACGGAAGTGGCGCAGGCGGCCAGCGCCATGCTGGAACGGGCGGCGGTCACCTATCCGGACGCGCGCATCGAAGGCCTGGCGGTCCAGAGCATGGCGAGCCGCGCCGGCACGCAGGAGCTGCGCATCAGCGTAGAGCAGGACCCCGTCTTCGGCCCGCTTATCTTATTAGGCGATGGCGAAAGCGACTGGCGCGCCGGCGCGCCGGTGGCGGTAGCGCTGCCGCCGCTTAATATGGCGCTGGCCCATCACCTGGTGCTGCAGGGATTAAAGAAGGGCGCTCTGCGCAATAACCGCCCGCTGTATCCGCTGGATACCGCTGCGCTCAGCCAACTGCTGGTGCAGGTGTCCGATTTGGTGGTGGATTGCCCGGAAATTATCGCGTTGAATATCCATCCGCTGCTGGCCTGCGGCAGCGATATGACGGCGCTGGATGTCAGTTTGCATTTAAGCGAATACCATGGCGACGCCGGCGCGCGGCTGGCTATTCGGCCCTATCCGCGCCAGTTGGAGTCGGTGGTCACGCTCAATAACGGGCAACGTTGTCTGTTCCGGCCGATTTTGCCGGAAGATGAACCGCTGCTGAAAGCTTTCATCGGCCAAGTGACCCGCGAAGATCTTTATTACCGCTACTTCAGCGAAATTAGCGAATTTACCCATGAAGATTTGGCCTATATGACACAAATCGACTACGATCGGGAAATGGCGTTTGTAGCGGTCACGCAGCAACAAGAGCGTGAAGTCATCATCGGCGTCACCCGCGTCATTGCGGATCCCGATAATACCGATGCGGAATTCGCGGTGCTGGTGCGTTCCGATTTGAAAAAACTGGGTCTCGGGCGCATGCTGCTGGAGAAGATGATTGATTACGCCCGCGCCCATGGTCTACAGCGGCTGACCGCCATTACCATGCCCAACAACCGCGGCATGATAACGCTGGCGCGCAAATTAGGCTTCACGGTGGATATTCAATTGCAGGACGGTATCGTCGCGCTATCGCTGGCGCTGGAACCGTCTACAGAGAGCATTGCACCGATAGCGGGCAAGGATTCGCCGGGCGAATTGAAACATGCCCACAAGCAACAGAAGTAG
- a CDS encoding N-acetylmannosamine-6-phosphate 2-epimerase translates to MTESMLTTIKGKLVVSCQALEQEPLHGAQIMARMALAAQQGGAAAIRANGLADVAAVRRQVALPVIAIIKRDYPDSEVFITATVREIDELMAAQPPMIAMDATDRPRPGGSSLAQQVAYCRRHYPQLLLMADIASVAQAREAEHLGFDVIGTTLYGYTDASRGRTLAEHDFVFLREVLAAVSRPVIAEGNVLTPAMAARCMQLGCHAVVVGGAITRPQQITARFVSAMETGNDARAGNED, encoded by the coding sequence ATGACTGAATCCATGCTGACGACAATTAAAGGCAAACTGGTGGTGTCGTGCCAGGCGCTGGAGCAAGAACCGCTGCACGGTGCCCAGATCATGGCACGTATGGCGCTGGCGGCACAACAAGGGGGGGCTGCGGCGATCCGCGCCAACGGTCTGGCGGATGTGGCGGCGGTGCGGCGGCAGGTCGCGCTGCCGGTTATCGCTATCATCAAACGAGATTATCCCGACAGCGAGGTGTTTATTACCGCTACGGTGCGTGAAATTGATGAGCTTATGGCGGCCCAGCCGCCTATGATTGCCATGGACGCCACCGATAGGCCGCGTCCCGGCGGCAGCTCGCTGGCGCAGCAGGTGGCCTATTGCCGCCGGCATTATCCGCAACTGCTGTTGATGGCCGATATTGCAAGCGTAGCGCAGGCGCGAGAGGCCGAGCATCTGGGTTTCGACGTCATCGGCACGACGCTTTATGGTTACACCGACGCGAGCCGCGGACGCACGCTGGCCGAGCACGATTTCGTTTTTCTGCGCGAGGTACTGGCGGCGGTCAGCCGGCCGGTTATCGCCGAAGGTAATGTTTTGACGCCGGCAATGGCGGCGCGTTGCATGCAACTCGGGTGTCATGCGGTGGTCGTGGGCGGCGCGATTACCCGTCCGCAGCAGATTACGGCGCGTTTTGTCTCTGCAATGGAAACGGGTAACGACGCGAGAGCGGGCAACGAGGACTAA